One part of the Leptolyngbya sp. CCY15150 genome encodes these proteins:
- a CDS encoding YdcF family protein, whose translation MVWLLLFVLLGAWGYQRLTASFHSPEAVLVLGGSLDREQFAADFAHTYPDLPIWVSSGSNPEYAQWVFEEANIDLERVHLDYRAVDTVSNFTTLVDDFKSQGIDRIYLITSDYHMRRARIIGEIVLGSRGISFEAIAVPSDQSPESIDKVLRDAARSILWVTTGYSGSSLRQVQQAAYRRFK comes from the coding sequence TTGGTTTGGCTACTCCTGTTCGTCCTTTTGGGCGCTTGGGGGTATCAACGGCTCACGGCATCGTTCCATTCACCGGAGGCGGTTCTAGTCTTGGGTGGCTCCTTAGATCGTGAGCAATTTGCGGCAGATTTTGCCCATACCTACCCGGATCTACCCATTTGGGTTTCGTCGGGCAGCAATCCGGAATATGCCCAGTGGGTATTTGAGGAAGCCAATATTGACCTAGAGCGCGTGCATCTAGACTACCGAGCCGTGGATACGGTCAGCAACTTTACCACCTTGGTGGATGATTTCAAGTCCCAGGGCATTGATCGCATTTACCTGATCACCTCGGACTATCACATGCGACGAGCGCGCATTATTGGCGAGATTGTGTTGGGTAGTCGGGGTATTTCCTTTGAAGCGATCGCTGTTCCGTCGGATCAATCGCCAGAATCGATCGACAAGGTCTTGCGCGATGCGGCCCGCTCCATTTTGTGGGTGACGACGGGCTACAGTGGTTCTTCCCTGCGCCAGGTGCAACAAGCTGCCTACCGCCGCTTCAAGTAG
- a CDS encoding transglycosylase domain-containing protein, with protein MTSPQKPPTPSKTLLGTITNLVQTVHARIDFSKLAVDPKARVPKLRVHNLETDEVNIYPLIGDRYILGRSSKGCDIVVRNPVVSQTHLTLSRDSRSPHAAFVAKDERSTNGTYIGRRRIERATLYHGDRFTLGPPELASAVQVDFQNPPPWYITALRYGIYGMTGVSALVALWIGLEWQKFNVRPFPGSVDGPVIVYSQDGRTPLRQPRSQAHRELRRLSDYSPHLPNAVMASEDSRFYWHLGVDPIGTIRALWVNVSGGELREGGSSITQQLARSVFRSYVGTDDSLGRKIREAVVSLKLELVYSKDDLMLMYLNRVYLGSGLSGFEDASQFYFAKPAQELTISEAATLVGILPAPNSFNPVQSYDTAVELRNRVINRMAALGMITSEEAQRARRSRIELNPAAVEELQSTLAPYFYGQVFFELEDLLGAELAREGNFVIESTVDLATQTQAESSLQSAVASDGVTYGYTQGAIVTLDSATGEILALVGGTDYQASQFNRATQALRQPGSTFKVFAYAAALELGISPGTSYSCAPLTWQGQSFDGCRSGGGSMDMYTGMALSENVVALRIAQEAGLDRVVRNAQRLGIESELNPVPGLILGQSEVTLVELTGAFGVFANEGVRNPPHTIRRILDSSDCEDNADLQTCRVIFDYRQDAQANIQVLDPAIATTMTGMLQSVVQSGTGRAAYLGAGEAGKTGTTNDNVDLWFVGYVPRQNLVSGVWLGNDDNAATFGSSSQAAQVWGDYMERVLR; from the coding sequence ATGACTTCTCCCCAAAAACCCCCAACGCCATCTAAAACTCTTTTGGGAACGATCACCAATCTGGTGCAGACGGTACATGCGCGTATCGATTTTTCCAAACTGGCGGTAGATCCTAAGGCGCGGGTGCCAAAACTGCGGGTGCATAACCTGGAGACGGATGAAGTCAATATCTATCCGCTGATTGGCGATCGCTACATTTTGGGCCGCAGTTCTAAGGGCTGCGACATTGTGGTGCGCAACCCTGTGGTCAGCCAAACCCATTTAACCCTGTCTCGCGATAGCCGCAGTCCCCATGCCGCCTTTGTCGCCAAAGATGAGCGATCGACCAACGGTACTTATATCGGCCGCCGCCGGATTGAACGAGCTACGCTTTACCATGGCGATCGCTTCACCCTCGGGCCGCCAGAGCTGGCCTCGGCGGTGCAGGTAGATTTTCAAAACCCGCCACCTTGGTACATCACCGCCTTGCGCTATGGGATCTATGGCATGACTGGGGTGTCTGCCTTGGTAGCCCTGTGGATTGGTCTAGAGTGGCAAAAGTTCAATGTGCGCCCTTTTCCCGGATCCGTAGACGGCCCGGTTATTGTCTATTCCCAGGATGGACGTACGCCGCTCCGCCAACCCCGCAGCCAGGCCCATCGCGAGTTGCGGCGGCTGTCGGACTATTCGCCCCATTTGCCTAATGCGGTGATGGCGTCAGAGGATTCACGGTTTTATTGGCACTTGGGCGTCGATCCCATTGGTACCATTCGCGCCCTGTGGGTGAACGTTAGCGGTGGTGAACTGCGGGAGGGCGGCAGCAGTATTACCCAACAGCTTGCCCGCAGTGTCTTTCGCAGCTATGTTGGCACGGATGATTCCCTAGGGCGGAAGATCCGAGAAGCGGTTGTATCGCTGAAGCTGGAGCTGGTCTACAGCAAAGATGACCTGATGTTGATGTACCTCAACCGGGTCTATCTAGGCAGTGGTTTATCAGGATTTGAGGATGCCTCCCAGTTTTACTTTGCTAAACCAGCTCAAGAGTTGACGATTTCGGAAGCCGCAACCTTGGTGGGCATCTTGCCAGCGCCCAACAGCTTCAACCCCGTGCAAAGCTACGATACGGCGGTTGAGCTGCGCAACCGAGTCATCAACCGCATGGCAGCCCTTGGCATGATTACCTCGGAAGAGGCGCAGCGGGCCCGGCGATCGCGCATTGAGCTCAATCCGGCTGCGGTGGAAGAGTTGCAAAGCACCCTCGCGCCCTATTTCTATGGGCAGGTTTTTTTTGAGCTGGAGGACTTGCTAGGGGCCGAGCTAGCCCGAGAGGGCAACTTTGTCATCGAAAGTACGGTGGATTTGGCAACCCAAACCCAGGCTGAATCATCCCTACAGAGCGCGGTTGCTTCCGATGGCGTTACCTATGGTTATACCCAAGGGGCGATCGTCACCCTGGATTCGGCAACGGGAGAGATCTTGGCCCTCGTCGGCGGCACAGACTACCAAGCCAGCCAGTTCAACCGCGCTACCCAGGCCCTGCGTCAACCCGGATCGACCTTTAAGGTGTTTGCCTATGCGGCAGCTTTGGAATTGGGCATCTCGCCGGGCACCTCCTACTCCTGTGCGCCGCTGACCTGGCAGGGGCAATCCTTTGATGGCTGTCGGTCGGGGGGCGGCAGCATGGATATGTATACCGGCATGGCCCTGTCGGAAAATGTGGTGGCGCTGCGGATTGCCCAGGAAGCGGGGCTAGACCGAGTGGTGCGCAATGCCCAGCGGCTGGGGATTGAATCTGAGCTCAATCCAGTGCCTGGGCTGATCCTTGGCCAGAGCGAAGTGACCTTGGTGGAGCTGACCGGTGCTTTTGGCGTTTTTGCCAATGAAGGTGTACGCAATCCGCCCCACACGATTCGCCGCATTTTAGACAGCAGCGATTGTGAAGACAATGCTGATTTACAGACCTGTCGCGTGATTTTTGATTATCGTCAAGATGCCCAGGCTAATATACAGGTTCTTGATCCAGCGATCGCCACTACCATGACTGGAATGCTGCAAAGTGTGGTGCAAAGCGGCACTGGACGAGCAGCCTACCTAGGGGCAGGAGAAGCGGGTAAAACCGGTACCACCAATGACAACGTGGACCTATGGTTTGTGGGCTATGTGCCCCGCCAAAACCTCGTCAGCGGCGTATGGTTGGGCAATGATGACAATGCCGCAACCTTCGGCAGCAGTTCCCAGGCAGCCCAAGTGTGGGGTGATTATATGGAACGGGTTCTGCGCTAG